In a single window of the Natronosalvus caseinilyticus genome:
- a CDS encoding DUF7331 family protein produces MNDDTTDGGEPRGEPAGTATIESYETDDGTVFYDAENPLAWMETTRTFSLEEVA; encoded by the coding sequence ATGAACGACGATACGACGGATGGTGGCGAACCGCGTGGCGAACCAGCGGGCACTGCGACGATCGAGAGCTACGAAACCGACGACGGAACCGTCTTTTACGACGCCGAAAACCCCCTCGCCTGGATGGAGACGACCCGGACGTTCTCGCTCGAGGAAGTCGCCTGA
- a CDS encoding DUF7322 domain-containing protein yields the protein MDLEPSDHEPEEFDPESDLYDPDSDSLTIPRVETDASDADPKLVTMFWALVLVVKASILATALGILLLAFDVMPQFGLAALAAGLVLAGFAVYRYRTFDPSAVSSDDDVEDYGDGDGDDDSSEDPVSDTDVEGTTEDPTVEHSTGSVAEDQP from the coding sequence GTGGATCTCGAGCCGAGCGACCACGAACCCGAGGAGTTCGACCCCGAGAGCGACCTCTACGATCCGGACTCCGACTCGCTGACGATCCCGCGGGTCGAAACTGACGCCAGTGACGCCGACCCGAAACTGGTCACGATGTTCTGGGCGCTCGTGCTCGTCGTCAAGGCGTCCATCCTCGCGACTGCTCTCGGGATCCTGTTGCTCGCGTTCGACGTCATGCCGCAGTTCGGCCTCGCGGCACTCGCCGCCGGACTCGTGCTCGCCGGATTCGCCGTCTACCGGTATCGGACGTTCGATCCGTCGGCCGTCTCGAGCGACGACGATGTCGAGGACTATGGCGACGGTGATGGCGATGACGACAGCTCGGAAGACCCGGTTAGCGACACCGACGTCGAGGGAACCACCGAGGATCCGACCGTCGAACACTCGACAGGGTCTGTCGCGGAGGATCAGCCGTGA
- a CDS encoding DUF7346 family protein, producing MKPVRGDDGTRYLLVKRSSDSSLVRDPTTGEERYVANDRLEALPEESALELAAQAVDDDVRPLLLSIHDERTLGLVLEIAGRGPLGVREILEYSDFCESDLHGRLTVLTAGGVLEETEVGGERGYAISESASRGLELLTGGTGS from the coding sequence GTGAAACCCGTCCGCGGCGACGACGGCACCCGCTACCTGCTCGTCAAACGCTCGTCGGACTCGAGTCTCGTTCGCGATCCAACCACCGGCGAGGAGCGCTACGTCGCAAACGATCGGCTCGAAGCCCTCCCCGAGGAATCCGCGCTCGAGCTGGCCGCCCAGGCGGTCGACGACGACGTCCGTCCTCTCCTCCTGTCGATTCACGACGAACGAACGCTCGGACTCGTCCTCGAAATCGCCGGACGCGGCCCCCTCGGCGTTCGAGAGATTCTCGAGTACAGCGACTTCTGCGAGAGCGACCTCCACGGCCGACTAACTGTCCTCACGGCAGGCGGCGTCCTGGAGGAGACCGAGGTCGGCGGCGAGCGCGGGTACGCCATCAGCGAGTCGGCGAGCCGTGGGCTCGAGTTGCTCACCGGGGGGACGGGGTCGTGA
- the rad50 gene encoding DNA double-strand break repair ATPase Rad50 gives MRVDSLSLRNFKCYAEADLGLEHGVTVVHGVNGSGKSTLLEAVFFALYGSKALDDRTLDDVITIGEDESEVDLAFTHDGTSYRIRRELKLRGDRATTTKCVLETPDDTVEGARDVRREVTKLLRMDADAFVNCAYVRQGEVNKLIHASPRERQDMIDDLLQLGALEEYRERASEARLGVKDVLDRQEGALEKLREQIETKEEKDLPERLNALETRRDDVVAEIDNFESQREAARETLDEATEVLERHEETREEITALEHDVEELRETISATESERESLLETIQDLESERESVLEERASLLEDLEEPISLSSGAGADVDDPEDVPATDEDEDAPTVDSRIDTLESRDDELRDQLEEIRVEITETTGEVDRLRTRADELEAEADEKQATMDDLAETLEAEAETIEQREATLSELKDEIEAQRNRFDDAPIAFGDADDHRDELATQRDEYKSDLATVTARIEAVEASIEEGEALLEEGKCPECGQPVEDSPHVDVLDERREELADLEAERDEIEADLEDAESRLERAEELVEVESEVAELEGNRENVAQLLDEKRETIAERRERREELDGRVEDLRELATEKRDEADDLEDGLEETRKRLGELNGERAEIKAELETLESVDSLTDRLEELAGDLERSRTERANKAELNEERRARLSDKRERKRTLEDEFDEGRIEDAREKKRNAESYLEQVEPKLEELEEKREGVQNAIGAVEQELEDLEALRTDLERVEDRVADLQSLYDEAETLQATYGDLRAELRQRNVETLERLLNETFDLVYQNDSYAAIDLDGDYRLTVYQKDGEALEPEQLSGGERALFNLSLRCAIYRLLAEGVEGSAPMPPLILDEPTVFLDSGHVTQLVSLIESMRDLGVEQIVVVSHDEELVGAADDLVRVEKDATSNRSRLERGEPPEAALLASD, from the coding sequence GTGAGAGTCGATTCGCTCTCCCTGCGGAACTTCAAGTGCTACGCCGAGGCCGACCTCGGGCTCGAGCACGGCGTCACCGTCGTCCACGGCGTCAACGGCAGCGGCAAGTCGACCCTGCTCGAGGCCGTCTTCTTCGCGCTCTACGGCTCGAAAGCCCTCGACGACCGGACGCTCGACGACGTGATCACCATCGGCGAGGACGAGAGCGAGGTCGACCTCGCGTTCACCCACGACGGGACGAGCTACCGCATCCGCCGGGAACTCAAACTCCGCGGCGACCGGGCGACCACAACGAAATGCGTCCTCGAGACGCCCGACGACACGGTCGAGGGCGCCCGGGACGTCCGCCGTGAGGTGACGAAGCTCCTGCGGATGGACGCCGACGCGTTCGTCAACTGCGCGTACGTTCGCCAGGGCGAGGTGAACAAGCTCATCCACGCCTCCCCGCGCGAGCGCCAGGACATGATCGACGACCTCCTCCAGCTCGGCGCGCTCGAGGAGTACCGCGAACGAGCGAGCGAGGCCCGCCTGGGTGTCAAGGACGTCCTCGACCGCCAGGAGGGCGCCCTCGAGAAATTGCGCGAGCAGATCGAGACGAAAGAGGAGAAGGATCTCCCAGAGCGACTCAACGCCCTCGAGACCCGGCGGGACGACGTGGTCGCGGAAATCGACAACTTCGAGTCCCAGCGCGAGGCTGCCCGGGAGACCCTCGACGAGGCGACGGAGGTCCTCGAGCGCCACGAGGAGACCCGCGAGGAGATCACGGCGCTCGAGCACGACGTCGAGGAGCTTCGGGAGACGATTTCGGCGACCGAGTCCGAGCGCGAATCCCTCCTCGAGACGATTCAGGACCTCGAGTCCGAGCGCGAGAGTGTACTGGAGGAACGAGCGTCGCTGCTCGAGGACCTCGAGGAACCGATCTCGCTCTCGTCGGGAGCCGGCGCGGACGTCGACGACCCTGAGGACGTACCCGCCACAGACGAGGACGAGGACGCCCCGACCGTCGATTCCCGCATCGACACTCTCGAGTCCCGAGACGACGAGCTTCGTGACCAGCTCGAGGAGATTCGCGTCGAGATCACCGAGACGACCGGCGAGGTCGACCGCCTCCGAACGCGTGCGGACGAACTCGAGGCGGAGGCCGACGAGAAGCAGGCGACGATGGACGACCTCGCCGAGACGCTCGAGGCGGAGGCCGAGACGATCGAGCAACGCGAGGCGACGCTCTCGGAACTCAAGGACGAGATCGAGGCGCAGCGAAATCGCTTCGACGACGCGCCGATCGCATTCGGCGACGCGGACGACCACCGCGACGAACTGGCGACCCAGCGAGACGAGTACAAATCAGACCTCGCCACCGTGACGGCGCGAATCGAAGCCGTCGAGGCGTCGATCGAGGAGGGCGAGGCTCTGCTCGAGGAGGGGAAGTGTCCCGAGTGTGGCCAGCCCGTCGAGGACTCGCCCCACGTCGACGTGCTCGACGAACGGCGGGAAGAACTGGCCGACCTCGAGGCCGAGCGGGACGAGATCGAAGCCGACCTCGAGGACGCCGAATCCCGACTCGAGCGCGCCGAGGAGCTGGTCGAGGTCGAGAGCGAGGTCGCAGAGCTCGAGGGGAATCGCGAGAACGTCGCCCAGTTGCTCGACGAAAAGCGCGAGACGATCGCGGAGCGACGTGAGCGCCGCGAAGAACTCGACGGGCGCGTCGAGGATCTCCGAGAGTTGGCGACCGAGAAACGCGACGAGGCGGACGACCTCGAGGACGGTCTCGAGGAAACCCGGAAACGCCTGGGCGAGCTCAACGGTGAGCGCGCCGAGATCAAGGCCGAACTCGAGACCCTCGAATCGGTGGATTCTCTCACTGATCGGCTCGAGGAGCTCGCGGGCGACCTCGAGCGTTCCCGCACGGAACGGGCGAACAAGGCCGAGCTCAACGAGGAACGTCGGGCTCGTCTCTCGGATAAGCGGGAGCGAAAGCGGACCCTCGAGGACGAGTTCGACGAGGGCCGAATCGAGGACGCCCGCGAGAAGAAACGCAACGCAGAGAGCTACCTCGAGCAGGTCGAGCCAAAGCTCGAAGAGCTTGAGGAGAAGCGCGAGGGCGTCCAGAACGCGATCGGCGCCGTCGAACAGGAACTCGAGGACCTCGAGGCTCTCCGAACGGACCTCGAGCGCGTCGAGGATCGGGTGGCAGACCTCCAGTCGTTGTACGACGAGGCCGAGACGCTGCAGGCGACCTACGGCGACCTCCGGGCCGAACTGCGCCAGCGAAACGTCGAGACGCTCGAGCGTCTGCTCAATGAGACGTTCGACCTGGTCTACCAGAACGACTCCTACGCGGCGATCGACCTGGACGGCGACTATCGGCTGACGGTCTACCAGAAGGACGGGGAGGCGCTCGAGCCCGAACAGCTATCCGGGGGCGAGCGGGCCCTGTTCAACCTGAGCCTCCGCTGTGCGATCTACCGGCTGCTGGCGGAGGGCGTCGAGGGCTCGGCGCCGATGCCGCCGCTGATCCTCGACGAGCCGACCGTGTTCCTGGACTCGGGCCACGTCACCCAGCTCGTGTCGCTCATCGAGTCGATGCGCGACCTGGGCGTCGAACAGATCGTGGTCGTGAGCCACGACGAGGAACTCGTGGGCGCGGCCGACGACCTCGTGCGCGTCGAGAAGGACGCCACGTCGAATCGGTCGCGCCTCGAGCGCGGTGAACCCCCGGAGGCAGCGCTGCTGGCGTCCGACTAG